Proteins encoded within one genomic window of Streptomyces taklimakanensis:
- a CDS encoding bifunctional DNA primase/polymerase, with protein MERESRISRWLRRRSRSGTHASAVQEAARVREDLLLTAAAAGFPLAPAAHPEGYGCSCERIGCPTPGRHPVSFAWQTQATTDPEQIARWAANQPLANFVTATGRTHDVLDVPVVAGRAALERLEAEGVEVGPVAVCGNDPWSGRMLFFTATRGTPDDEDEWWPCELDCHPETLDDHPGLRWHCRGSYVLVPPARLPGDERDPAVGWLRAPERPLPDPLTLLEALTDACATHAEEQPEHSAPWPVR; from the coding sequence ATGGAACGCGAAAGCAGAATCTCCCGATGGCTGCGCCGACGCTCTCGGAGCGGTACGCACGCGAGCGCCGTGCAGGAGGCGGCCCGCGTCCGGGAGGATCTGCTGCTGACCGCGGCGGCCGCCGGCTTCCCCCTGGCACCGGCCGCGCACCCCGAGGGCTACGGCTGTTCCTGCGAGCGGATCGGCTGCCCGACCCCGGGCCGACATCCGGTCTCCTTCGCCTGGCAGACCCAGGCCACCACCGATCCCGAGCAGATCGCCCGCTGGGCGGCGAACCAGCCCCTGGCCAACTTCGTCACCGCCACCGGACGCACCCACGACGTGCTGGACGTGCCCGTGGTGGCCGGCCGGGCCGCGCTGGAGCGGCTGGAGGCCGAGGGCGTGGAGGTCGGGCCGGTGGCGGTGTGCGGAAACGATCCGTGGTCGGGTCGGATGCTGTTCTTCACCGCCACCCGGGGAACCCCGGACGACGAGGACGAGTGGTGGCCCTGCGAGCTGGACTGCCACCCCGAGACGCTCGACGACCACCCCGGCCTGCGCTGGCACTGCCGGGGCAGCTACGTCCTGGTGCCGCCCGCGCGGCTGCCCGGTGACGAGCGCGACCCCGCGGTCGGGTGGCTGCGCGCGCCCGAGCGGCCGCTGCCCGACCCGTTGACCCTGCTGGAGGCCCTGACCGACGCGTGCGCCACGCACGCGGAGGAACAGCCCGAACACTCGGCGCCCTGGCCGGTCCGCTGA